Proteins encoded within one genomic window of Schaalia sp. HMT-172:
- a CDS encoding MurT ligase domain-containing protein, with protein sequence MTTSSHHLSVRSRVANAAGAAARFASRALGRGSGGMIGGEVALRISPKFLAELAAPYSSVIVTGTNGKSTTTRMVRAALESAGPVASNINGDNMTSGVIAALMQGKGASRAALEVDEMHVPAVAADVAPDVFVYLNLSRDQLDRVGEIGTVEKRLRAGAAAHPNAVVVANCDDPLIVSAAADNPRVVWVAAGAGWGGDSAAYPRGGRVVRSGEDWHLIPAFDGEELPDLVSRPTPHWWLSDVELAPEGPRALLHGPGDVAVPLDLKLPGRANLGNAAQAVAAAVAMGIDPAAAAAAVSSVTEVAGRYSVHDVNGRKARLMLAKNPAGWQEAMTMVDPRVDQVVIGVNGQIPDGQDLSWLWDVDFSGVNRPGRRVIACGERGADLAVRLEYEGVHCDLVALPMDALALCEPGRVEVLLNYTAMRDFKIVLDRKEGKR encoded by the coding sequence ATGACGACATCATCGCATCACCTCTCGGTCCGCTCGCGCGTGGCCAACGCGGCCGGCGCCGCCGCCCGCTTCGCCTCCCGGGCCCTCGGGCGTGGATCCGGAGGCATGATTGGCGGGGAGGTCGCCCTGCGCATCTCCCCGAAGTTCCTCGCCGAGCTGGCTGCCCCCTACTCCTCCGTCATCGTCACCGGAACGAATGGCAAGTCCACGACGACGCGCATGGTCCGCGCCGCCCTCGAGAGCGCCGGACCCGTCGCCTCCAACATCAACGGCGACAACATGACCTCCGGCGTCATCGCCGCCCTCATGCAGGGCAAGGGGGCCTCGCGCGCCGCCCTCGAAGTCGACGAAATGCACGTGCCAGCGGTCGCTGCGGACGTCGCCCCCGACGTCTTCGTCTACCTCAACCTCTCGCGCGACCAGCTCGACCGCGTCGGCGAGATCGGCACGGTCGAAAAGCGCCTGCGCGCGGGCGCCGCCGCGCACCCGAACGCTGTCGTGGTCGCCAACTGCGACGACCCCCTCATCGTCTCCGCTGCCGCGGACAACCCCCGCGTCGTGTGGGTCGCCGCCGGCGCCGGATGGGGCGGCGACTCCGCCGCCTACCCCCGCGGCGGCCGCGTCGTTCGTAGCGGCGAGGACTGGCACCTGATCCCTGCCTTCGACGGGGAGGAGCTTCCCGACCTCGTCAGCCGCCCCACCCCCCACTGGTGGCTGAGCGACGTCGAACTGGCCCCCGAGGGGCCGCGCGCCCTCCTGCATGGGCCCGGCGACGTGGCGGTCCCCCTTGACTTGAAGCTCCCCGGACGCGCCAACCTCGGCAACGCCGCCCAGGCCGTCGCCGCCGCGGTCGCCATGGGAATCGACCCGGCAGCAGCCGCGGCAGCCGTCAGCTCCGTCACCGAAGTCGCGGGCCGCTACTCCGTCCACGACGTGAATGGGCGCAAGGCGCGCCTCATGCTCGCGAAGAACCCCGCAGGCTGGCAGGAAGCCATGACGATGGTCGACCCCCGCGTCGACCAGGTCGTCATCGGTGTCAACGGCCAGATCCCCGACGGACAGGATCTCTCGTGGCTGTGGGACGTGGACTTCTCCGGCGTCAACCGGCCCGGCAGGCGCGTCATCGCCTGCGGTGAGCGCGGCGCCGACCTGGCCGTGCGCCTCGAATACGAGGGGGTCCACTGCGACCTCGTCGCTCTGCCCATGGACGCCCTGGCCCTGTGCGAGCCCGGCCGCGTCGAGGTACTCCTCAACTACACGGCAATGCGCGACTTCAAGATCGTGCTCGACCGAAAGGAAGGCAAGCGGTGA
- a CDS encoding heat shock protein transcriptional repressor HspR, producing MAPTETDDAVTFVISVAAELAGMHPQTLRQYDRLGLVIPARTKGRGRRYTKRDVQRLRDVQRMSQEEGINLAGIRRILELERRVEALEEERDALRGAVAAAEARRNRVFAASADGQVMPMRRGQRPWDRSSQPAARSGGSLTVWDPMAAIAAMSTAEPPVRSALPGPAGRSALPGPAGHSALPGPAGRASARAVIEGTIISR from the coding sequence GTGGCACCGACTGAAACAGACGATGCGGTGACGTTCGTCATTTCGGTCGCGGCCGAGCTGGCGGGCATGCACCCGCAGACGCTGCGCCAGTACGACCGCCTCGGCCTGGTGATCCCCGCCCGCACCAAAGGGCGGGGGCGCCGCTACACGAAGCGTGACGTGCAGCGCCTGCGCGACGTGCAGCGGATGAGCCAGGAGGAGGGCATCAACCTGGCGGGCATCCGACGTATTCTCGAGCTCGAGCGCCGCGTCGAGGCCCTGGAAGAGGAGCGTGACGCCCTGCGTGGGGCGGTCGCAGCCGCAGAGGCTCGCCGCAACCGCGTGTTCGCGGCGTCCGCGGACGGTCAGGTCATGCCGATGAGGCGTGGCCAGCGCCCGTGGGACCGCTCCTCCCAGCCCGCCGCCCGCTCCGGTGGCTCCCTCACCGTGTGGGACCCCATGGCCGCCATCGCGGCGATGTCCACCGCCGAGCCGCCCGTGCGCTCCGCGCTGCCTGGACCTGCTGGGCGCTCCGCGTTGCCCGGGCCTGCTGGGCACTCCGCGCTGCCCGGGCCTGCTGGGCGCGCGAGCGCTCGCGCCGTTATCGAGGGGACGATCATCTCCCGGTGA
- a CDS encoding type 1 glutamine amidotransferase: MSASTLRIGVLMPEVLGTYGDTGNALILAERARRRGIEAEVVHVGLTEDIPDSLDIYTLGGGEDTAQALAADKFRGTSGLSRALDAGRPLLAICASLQVLGHWYEDARGLRVPGMGVLDITTEPQGHRAIGELVTVPLLDGLTQPLTGFENHGGGTVLGPDAAPLGRVVAGVGNGTPQGREPDRVAYDGAVQGSIIATYMHGPALARNPELADLLLERATGAALEPLEVPGVAELRAERLAGVQLS; encoded by the coding sequence GTGAGCGCTTCCACCCTGCGAATTGGTGTCCTCATGCCCGAGGTGCTCGGCACCTACGGCGACACGGGCAACGCCCTGATTCTGGCTGAGCGAGCCCGCAGGCGCGGCATCGAGGCCGAGGTCGTCCACGTCGGGCTGACCGAGGACATCCCCGACAGCCTCGACATCTACACGCTGGGTGGGGGAGAGGACACCGCGCAGGCGCTGGCGGCCGACAAGTTCCGCGGCACCTCGGGCCTGTCTCGGGCCCTCGATGCGGGCCGCCCCCTCCTGGCGATCTGCGCCTCCCTGCAGGTCCTGGGCCACTGGTACGAGGATGCGCGCGGCTTGCGCGTTCCCGGCATGGGCGTCCTCGACATTACGACCGAGCCGCAGGGGCACCGCGCCATCGGCGAGCTCGTGACCGTTCCTCTCCTTGACGGCCTCACCCAGCCCCTCACTGGCTTCGAGAATCACGGCGGCGGCACCGTCTTGGGGCCCGATGCGGCCCCCCTCGGCCGCGTCGTCGCGGGCGTCGGCAACGGCACGCCGCAGGGCCGTGAGCCGGATCGTGTTGCCTACGACGGCGCGGTCCAGGGTTCTATCATCGCCACCTATATGCACGGGCCCGCTCTGGCCCGCAATCCCGAACTGGCGGACCTGCTGCTGGAGCGCGCCACCGGCGCCGCGCTGGAACCCCTCGAGGTGCCCGGCGTCGCCGAGCTGCGCGCCGAGCGACTGGCGGGCGTCCAGCTGTCCTAA
- a CDS encoding nucleotide exchange factor GrpE → MSTEETNGFSAPNEDANVAGADSTESAPAGQAAENNETAPGADDAAQASSEDATDDMSAFEEQIEDSDLANALERIAAVEDQLARANAELYNQGQEYANYVRRSKEAIPGHKTAGQDEVIESLISVLDDIAAARAHGDLEDGPFASIATKLEETLKTRFELERYGAEGDDFDPTLHDALMATTSADVDHPVIGQVLASGYRRADRVVRAAKVLVNNPE, encoded by the coding sequence GTGAGCACCGAAGAAACCAACGGTTTCTCGGCGCCCAACGAAGACGCCAACGTCGCCGGGGCCGACTCCACCGAGTCGGCCCCGGCCGGCCAGGCGGCCGAGAATAACGAGACCGCGCCCGGCGCGGATGACGCAGCCCAGGCCTCGTCCGAGGACGCGACCGACGACATGAGCGCCTTCGAAGAGCAGATCGAGGACTCCGACCTCGCCAACGCCCTCGAGCGCATCGCGGCCGTCGAAGACCAGCTGGCCCGCGCCAACGCGGAGCTGTACAACCAGGGCCAGGAGTACGCCAACTACGTGCGCCGCTCCAAGGAGGCCATCCCCGGCCACAAGACCGCCGGTCAGGACGAGGTCATCGAGTCGCTCATCAGCGTCCTCGACGACATCGCCGCCGCCCGCGCGCACGGCGACCTGGAGGACGGGCCCTTCGCGTCGATCGCCACCAAGCTTGAGGAGACGCTCAAGACGCGTTTCGAGCTGGAGCGCTACGGCGCCGAGGGCGACGACTTCGACCCCACCCTGCACGACGCCCTCATGGCGACAACCAGCGCCGACGTCGACCACCCCGTCATCGGGCAGGTCCTCGCGAGCGGCTACCGCCGCGCAGACCGCGTCGTGCGCGCCGCGAAGGTGCTGGTGAACAACCCTGAATAA
- the dnaK gene encoding molecular chaperone DnaK, translating to MARAVGIDLGTTNSAIAVLEGGEPTIIPNAEGARTTPSVVAFSKTGEVLVGEIAKRQAVTNVDRTISSVKRHMGTDWTTEIDGKKYTAQEISARILMKLKADAEAYLGEPVTEAVITVPAYFNDAQRQATKDAGQIAGLKVERIVNEPTAAALAYGLEKGKEDELILVFDLGGGTFDVSLLEVGKDDDGFSTIQVRATSGDNHLGGDDWDQRIVNWLIDQVKAKTGADLSKDAVALQRLKEAAEQAKKELSSATSTNISLQYLSMTADGPIHLDETLTRAKFEELTSDLLERTKKPFRDVMAEAGVTVSEIDHVVLVGGSTRMPAVTEVVKELTGGREPNKGVNPDEVVAVGAALQAGVIQGDRKDVLLIDVTPLSLGIETKGGVMTKLIDRNTAIPTKASEIFSTAEDGQPSVLIQVYQGEREFARDNKLLGTFELSGIAPAPRGVPQIEVTFDIDANGIVHVSAKDRGTGKEQSVTITGGSSLPKEDIDRMVREAEEHAAEDKKRREDADTRNQAEQAVYSTEKLLKDEADKISEETRAAVQKDVDAVKEALKGDDIEAVKTTMAALSESGMKIGQEIYAKQQADEAAAQSAPAQDDVVDAEIVDEDNK from the coding sequence ATGGCACGTGCAGTCGGCATCGACCTCGGCACCACCAACTCCGCTATCGCCGTCCTCGAAGGCGGCGAGCCCACCATCATCCCCAACGCTGAAGGCGCCCGTACGACCCCCTCGGTCGTCGCCTTCTCCAAGACCGGTGAGGTCCTGGTTGGCGAGATCGCCAAGCGCCAGGCCGTCACCAACGTTGACCGCACCATCTCCTCCGTCAAGCGCCACATGGGCACCGACTGGACCACGGAGATCGACGGCAAGAAGTACACCGCGCAGGAAATCTCCGCGCGCATCCTCATGAAGCTGAAGGCTGACGCCGAGGCCTACCTGGGTGAGCCCGTCACCGAGGCCGTCATCACCGTCCCCGCCTACTTCAACGACGCTCAGCGCCAGGCCACGAAGGACGCCGGACAGATCGCCGGCCTCAAGGTCGAGCGCATCGTCAACGAGCCCACGGCCGCTGCCCTGGCCTACGGCCTCGAAAAGGGCAAGGAAGACGAGCTCATCCTGGTCTTCGACCTCGGTGGTGGCACCTTCGACGTGTCCCTCCTCGAGGTGGGCAAGGACGACGATGGCTTCTCTACCATCCAGGTGCGCGCCACCTCCGGCGACAACCACCTGGGCGGCGACGACTGGGATCAGCGCATCGTCAACTGGCTGATCGACCAGGTCAAGGCCAAGACCGGCGCCGACCTGTCCAAGGACGCGGTCGCTCTCCAGCGCCTGAAGGAAGCTGCTGAGCAGGCGAAGAAGGAGCTGTCCTCCGCGACCTCCACGAACATCTCGCTGCAGTACCTGTCCATGACCGCTGACGGCCCCATCCACCTGGATGAGACCCTGACGCGCGCCAAGTTCGAGGAGCTCACCTCCGACCTGCTCGAGCGCACCAAGAAGCCCTTCCGCGATGTCATGGCCGAGGCCGGCGTGACCGTCTCCGAGATCGACCACGTCGTGCTCGTCGGCGGCTCCACCCGTATGCCCGCCGTCACCGAGGTCGTCAAGGAGCTGACCGGCGGCCGCGAGCCCAACAAGGGCGTCAACCCCGATGAGGTCGTCGCCGTGGGCGCCGCCCTGCAGGCCGGCGTCATCCAGGGTGACCGCAAGGACGTCCTGCTCATCGACGTGACCCCCCTATCGCTCGGCATCGAGACCAAGGGTGGCGTCATGACCAAGCTCATCGACCGCAACACGGCCATCCCGACCAAGGCCTCGGAGATCTTCTCCACCGCCGAGGACGGCCAGCCCTCCGTGCTCATCCAGGTCTACCAGGGCGAGCGCGAGTTCGCCCGCGACAACAAGCTGCTCGGCACCTTCGAGCTGTCCGGCATCGCCCCCGCCCCGCGCGGCGTGCCGCAGATCGAGGTCACCTTCGACATCGACGCGAACGGCATCGTCCACGTCTCCGCGAAGGACCGCGGCACCGGCAAGGAGCAGTCCGTGACGATCACCGGCGGTTCCTCCCTGCCCAAGGAGGATATCGACCGCATGGTGCGCGAGGCCGAAGAGCACGCCGCCGAGGACAAGAAGCGCCGCGAGGACGCCGACACCCGCAACCAGGCTGAGCAGGCCGTCTACTCGACGGAAAAGCTGCTCAAGGACGAGGCCGACAAGATCTCCGAGGAGACCCGCGCGGCCGTCCAGAAGGACGTCGACGCCGTCAAGGAAGCCCTCAAGGGTGACGACATCGAGGCCGTGAAGACCACGATGGCCGCCCTGTCCGAGTCCGGCATGAAGATCGGCCAGGAGATCTACGCCAAGCAGCAGGCCGACGAGGCCGCAGCCCAGTCCGCGCCCGCGCAGGACGACGTCGTGGACGCCGAGATCGTTGACGAGGACAACAAGTGA
- a CDS encoding DnaJ C-terminal domain-containing protein — protein sequence MSEQDWFSKDFYKVLGVDKTADKKAITKAYRKLARKWHPDQNPGDKAAEANFKEIGEAYAVLSNDEDRKRYDAIRAMAGGGARFSAGSGGTGGFEDLFGAFGGGGGFGGGGPNVRFQTSGMPGGGAGFEDILSGLFGGGGGASARFGGDPYGSSFGGGHAPRSAPTPEKGGTVRAKLSISFRQALNGATLTIKVGGSPIKVRIPAGIKDGQKVRVKGHGKPGTHGGPTGDLEVAVTVKPHPVYSREGNDLVMDLPVTVSEAILGAVVDIPTIDGNTATVKVPAGSSSGAEIRVRGGGVKTSKATGDLIARVSIQVPEKPSRDLKKLAEEMAKAEGDLDVRAWLAEAAEE from the coding sequence GTGAGTGAACAGGACTGGTTCTCCAAGGACTTCTACAAGGTCCTCGGAGTCGACAAGACGGCGGACAAGAAGGCCATCACGAAGGCCTACCGTAAGCTGGCTCGCAAGTGGCACCCGGATCAGAACCCGGGCGACAAGGCAGCCGAAGCCAACTTCAAGGAAATCGGTGAGGCATACGCGGTCCTGTCCAACGACGAGGATCGCAAGCGCTACGACGCGATCCGCGCGATGGCCGGCGGCGGGGCTCGATTCTCCGCCGGTTCGGGCGGCACAGGCGGCTTCGAGGATCTCTTCGGGGCCTTCGGTGGCGGCGGCGGCTTCGGTGGCGGCGGTCCAAACGTGCGCTTCCAGACTTCCGGCATGCCCGGCGGCGGGGCTGGCTTCGAGGACATCCTCTCCGGCCTCTTCGGCGGTGGCGGTGGCGCGAGCGCGCGATTCGGTGGCGACCCCTACGGCTCGTCCTTCGGTGGCGGTCACGCCCCGCGTAGCGCGCCGACGCCCGAAAAGGGCGGCACCGTGCGCGCGAAGCTGTCAATTTCTTTCCGCCAGGCCCTCAACGGCGCGACCCTGACCATCAAGGTCGGTGGTTCTCCGATCAAGGTCCGCATCCCCGCGGGCATCAAGGACGGCCAGAAGGTCCGCGTCAAGGGGCACGGCAAGCCCGGTACGCACGGCGGTCCCACCGGCGACCTCGAGGTCGCCGTGACCGTCAAGCCGCACCCCGTGTACTCGCGGGAGGGTAACGACCTGGTCATGGATCTGCCCGTGACCGTGTCCGAGGCCATCCTCGGTGCCGTCGTCGACATCCCGACGATCGACGGCAACACGGCCACCGTGAAGGTGCCCGCGGGCTCCTCCTCGGGCGCGGAAATCCGCGTGCGCGGCGGGGGCGTGAAGACCTCCAAGGCGACGGGTGACCTGATTGCCCGCGTTTCCATCCAGGTGCCTGAGAAGCCGAGCCGCGACCTCAAGAAGCTCGCGGAGGAGATGGCGAAGGCCGAGGGTGACCTCGACGTGCGCGCCTGGCTGGCCGAGGCTGCGGAGGAGTAA